From a single Diachasmimorpha longicaudata isolate KC_UGA_2023 chromosome 15, iyDiaLong2, whole genome shotgun sequence genomic region:
- the LOC135169582 gene encoding ubiquitin-conjugating enzyme E2 Q2 — protein sequence MACLNTLKQEIKTLESVFPKSHERFQIMSASVDELSCRFVGKNGKKYEIHANITETYPSTPPVWFAESEETSVTNAVQILSNTTGRDNHVINQVGILLKELCRLHALPEPPDVERLRTALDPLRLGGTNDVVAQGMEAEDTEEIEEDEDSESEEDLHLDMDEGEANAKSKADDMDLEHLATLERLRQNQRQDYLRGSVSGSVQATDRLMKELRDIYRSDSFKKGMYSIELVNESLYEWNIRLMCVDPDSPLHKDLVLLKEKEGKDSILLNMIFKETYPFEPPFVRVVHPIISGGYVLVGGAICMELLTKQGWSSAYTVEAVIMQISATLVKGKARIQFQGASGAGKVCGGQGQYSLARAQQSFKSLVQIHEKNGWFTPPKEDG from the exons ATGGCTTGCTTGAATACACTCAAGCAGGAGATAAAAACTCTTGAGTCTGTCTTCCCAAAGAGCCATGAGAGATTTCAGATAATGTCTGCTAGTGTCGACGAGCTTAGTTGTAGATTCGTCGgtaaaaatggaaagaaataTGAAATACATGCAAATATCACA gagaCGTATCCATCAACACCACCAGTATGGTTCGCTGAATCCGAAGAGACCAGTGTGACAAATGCTGTACAAATATTGAGCAACACAACGGGTCGTGACAACCATGTTATTAATCAAGTAGGAATATTGTTAAAAGAGTTATGCCGACTACACGCATTGCCGGAGCCACCGGACGTTGAGAGACTGAGAACAGCCCTGGATCCACTTCGATTGGGAGGGACTAACGACGTTGTAGCCCAGGGAATGGAGGCTGAGGACACTGAGGAGATTGAGGAGGATGAGGACAGTGAGTCAGAGGAGGATTTACATTTGGATATGGACGAGGGGGAGGCTAATGCGAAGAGTAAG GCTGACGACATGGATCTGGAACACTTAGCGACATTAGAAAGGTTGAGACAAAATCAGAGACAAGATTACCTGAGAGGCTCTGTATCAGGTAGTGTTCAAGCAACTGATAGACTTATGAAGGAACTGCGGGATATTTATAGGAGTGACAGCTTCAAAAAGG GCATGTACAGTATAGAGCTGGTGAATGAAAGTCTCTACGAGTGGAATATCAGGCTGATGTGTGTAGATCCTGATTCACCTTTGCACAAAGATCTCGTTTTGTTGAAAGAGAAGGAGGGGAAGGATAGTATTCTCTTGAATATGATATTCAAG GAAACTTATCCGTTCGAACCACCATTCGTACGTGTCGTTCATCCAATAATATCCGGTGGCTATGTTCTTGTGGGTGGTGCTATCTGCATGGAATTGCTCACTAAACAGGGATGGAGTTCAGCGTACACTGTGGAAGCTGTTATAATGCAAATTTCAGCGACCCTAGTTAAAGGAAAAGCCCGAATACAGTTTCAGGGCGCTAGTGGAGCTGGCAAAGTGTGCGGAGGACAGGGACAATACAGTCTGGCGCGTGCACAGCAATCCTTCAAATCTCTAGTTCAAATACACGAAAAGAATG GCTGGTTTACACCGCCAAAGGAGGACGGCTAA
- the LOC135169584 gene encoding peroxidasin: MELRILSTILAVFVVNVVHTGIATVAAGSKPFPGLENLPKSFWHELSSPFTEAYGEETSATENHATLEPRPFFEDPDSNITVQLGAQVYLHCRVENLQKRTISWVRRRGNELHLLTVGIHTYSSDSRFSLNYQLPNDWRLLLRSATERDAGIYECQVSVHPPLTRTVHLIVSVPRVEIVDEHGATASEKFYKAGSTIELKCVVSKVPHPSGYVTWRHGARMLNYDTIRGGISVKTDMGSEGATSRLYIANANKKDSGNYSCALADVAATIVSVHVLNGENPAAMQHGDSSNPNSTVVGVILLTLLTLLR, translated from the exons ATGGAGCTGCGAATATTATCAACAATTCTGGCCGTATTTGTGGTGAACGTTGTTCATACTGGAATAGCTACTGTTGCCGCAG GATCGAAACCCTTTCCAGGACTAGAAAATCTACCAAAATCATTCTGGCACGAGTTGAGTTCACCTTTCACCGAG GCTTACGGAGAAGAGACTTCTGCGACGGAAAATCATGCGACGTTGGAACCGCGACCCTTTTTCGAGGATCCTGATAGTAATATTACGGTACAACTGGGTGCGCAGGTGTATCTCCATTGCAGAGTTGAAAATTTGCAGAAACGAACg ATTTCATGGGTGCGACGACGCGGAAACGAGCTTCACTTATTGACCGTCGGTATTCACACGTATTCCAGTGATTCacgtttttcattgaattatcaatTGCCAAATGATTGGCGATTGCTGCTGCGATCGGCCACTGAACGCGATGCCGGTATTTACGAATGTCAAGTCAGCGTTCACCCACCATTGACTAGGACTGTGCATTTGATAGTCTCCG taCCGCGCGTCGAAATAGTTGATGAGCACGGCGCAACTGcatctgaaaaattttataaagcGGGAAGTACAATAGAACTGAAGTGTGTAGTGAGTAAAGTACCTCATCCGAGTGGTTACGTCACTTGGAGGCATGGAGCAAGAATGCTCAATTACGACACTATTCGAGGTGGAATCAG CGTTAAAACTGACATGGGCTCTGAGGGAGCAACATCGCGGCTGTACATTGCAAATGCCAACAAGAAAGACAGCGGAAACTACAGCTGTGCTTTGGCTGATGTCGCCGCTACTATCGTTTCCGTCCACGTATTGAATG gaGAAAATCCAGCTGCAATGCAACATGGCGATAGCTCCAATCCCAACTCCACCGTCGTGGGAGTAATTCTATTAACATTGTTAACACTTTTGAGATGA